A region from the Vicia villosa cultivar HV-30 ecotype Madison, WI linkage group LG3, Vvil1.0, whole genome shotgun sequence genome encodes:
- the LOC131659808 gene encoding putative disease resistance protein At3g14460, whose product MAELVAGAFLSSFFQVIFDRLASSNFTDYFRRGKLEKLVEELESTLDSINQVLDDAEIKQYQIPNVKRWLGDVKHAMYEADQLLDEIATDAPLKKIRAESQPSTSNNFIDYVSAFNNSFESRIKELLKNLKHLAEQIDVLELKNGSLALNEVAVSSKPLGRPQTSYLVDASQIYGRDDEKDEMVKLLLSNNDSGNQTPTPLSSIVGLGGMGKTTFAKLVYNDSRIEDHFELKAWVYVSESFDVVGLTKAILKSFHSPADDESILNLLQQRLQHILMGKKYLLVLDDIWNGNADCWEQLLLPFNHGSFGSKVIVTTRDKEVANVLKSSKLLDLQKLGKSDCWSLFATHAFHGKNVCENPNLESIGKRIVEKCGGLPLAVKTMGQLLRKKFSQHEWMKILETDMWRLSDGDNNINPVLRLSYHNLPSNQKRCFAYCSMFPKGYWFKKGELVQIWMAEGLLKCCITEKSEEEIGNEILGDLESISFFQQSVDDNYCDMHDLVNDLANSVSGDFCMQIDKDKVEGIPKRTRHLRCSLRSKFVYKSLDPICELKGLRSLILKGNGSTVITNNLQRDIFSRLKYLRMLSLYGCFISEIVDEIGNLKLPRYLDLSLTRISSLPDTICMMSNLQTLLLCYCPNLTELPSNFSKLINLRHLGLPYSLKKMPKHIGSLSNLQTLSYFLVVEKNGSDLNELEKLNHLHGIIHIQGLGNVIDSLDVGTNFLKDKYLEEIEMTFGGRRENVDGSIAESNVSILEALQPNRNLKRLIIRLYKGNSFPKWLTGCHLPNLVSLTLGRMKNWEEWLCIEGFPLLKELYINDCPKLKRAPLPQHLPSLQKLEIVNCEMLDVSIPNGDNIIELYIKKCGRILIFLHPSRLEWGFLHLKSLKHLCIANCPSLEGFPEESLPNSLISLRINDCPLLEEKYKKEGGERWHTISHIPSVMIDDFHSEIALDLQKCYQILMNESSSKLRYLQIQDCPKLIASKEELGLYQLNSRKDFSVSDDSMESFPEENILPPTLKSLKLYYSSKLRSMNYQGLLHLKSLIQISIANCPSLERLPEESLPYSLNTLINHSCPLLKEDGGECWHTISHIPTVKIDGIER is encoded by the exons ATGGCAGAACTTGTTGCTGGAGCGTTCCTTTCGTCTTTCTTTCAAGTGATTTTTGATAGGTTGGCTTCAAGTAATTTCACTGACTATTTCCGTAGAGGCAAACTTGAAAAGTTGGTGGAGGAACTTGAGTCTACACTCGATTCTATCAACCAAGTGTTGGATGATGCAGAGATAAAGCAATACCAAATCCCAAATGTTAAGAGATGGCTTGGTGATGTTAAACATGCTATGTATGAGGCTGACCAACTCTTGGATGAGATTGCCACTGATGCACCATTGAAGAAGATAAGAGCTGAATCTCAACCATCTACTAGCAACAATTTTATTGACTATGTTTCAGCTTTCAATAATTCATTTGAATCTCGGATCAAAGAATTGCTAAAGAATCTAAAACATCTTGCTGAGCAAATAGATGTGTTGGAATTGAAAAATGGATCTTTGGCTCTGAATGAAGTCGCAGTCAGTTCGAAACCTTTAGGAAGACCGCAAACTTCATATTTGGTGGATGCATCCCAGATATATGGTAGAGATGATGAGAAAGATGAAATGGTCAAACTTTTACTTTCAAACAATGACAGTGGCAACCAGACACCGACACCTCTATCTAGCATAGTGGGTCTGGGTGGGATGGGCAAGACCACCTTTGCTAAGCTTGTGTACAATGATAGTAGGATTGAAGATCATTTTGAACTTAAAGCATGGGTTTATGTTTCTGAATCTTTTGATGTTGTTGGACTCACCAAAGCAATTCTCAAGTCATTTCATTCTCCAGCTGATGATGAATCTATTCTCAATTTACTTCAACAAAGACTGCAACACATACTAATGGGCAAAAAATACTTGCTTGTTTTAGATGATATCTGGAACGGGAATGCAGATTGTTGGGAGCAGTTACTACTTCCTTTTAATCATGGATCTTTTGGAAGTAAGGTTATAGTGACAACACGTGACAAGGAGGTAGCAAATGTTTTGAAATCCAGCAAGTTACTTGATTTACAGAAATTGGGGAAAAGTGATTGTTGGAGTTTATTTGCAACACATGCATTTCATGGAAAAAATGTGTGTGAAAATCCAAACCTTGAATCAATTGGCAAAAGAATTGTGGAAAAGTGTGGAGGATTGCCTTTAGCTGTAAAAACAATGGGCCAACTCTTGCGAAAAAAATTCTCTCAGCATGAATGGATGAAGATATTGGAGACTGATATGTGGCGTTTATCCGATGGGGACAACAACATTAACCCAGTGCTGAGATTGAGTTACCATAATCTCCCTTCCAATCAGAAACGTTGTTTTGCTTATTGTTCTATGTTTCCCAAGGGTTATTGGTTTAAAAAAGGTGAATTAGTCCAGATTTGGATGGCAGAAGGTTTGCTAAAGTGTTGCATAACAGAAAAAAGTGAAGAAGAGATAGGTAATGAAATTTTAGGTGATCTCGAGTCAATTTCATTTTTTCAACAATCAGTTGATGATAATTACTGTGACATGCATGACCTTGTGAATGATTTGGCTAATTCAGTGTCCGGAGATTTTTGTATGCAAATCGACAAAGATAAGGTGGAAGGTATCCCTAAAAGGACTCGTCACCTTAGGTGTTCTCTTCGAtcaaaatttgtttataaatCACTAGATCCAATTTGTGAGCTTAAGGGACTACGTAGTTTGATTCTAAAAGGCAATGGATCTACCGTGATAACCAACAATCTGCAACGTGATATATTTTCAAGACTAAAATATTTGCGAATGTTGTCATTATATGGTTGCTTCATCTCAGAGATAGTTGATGAGATAGGTAATTTAAAGCTTCCGCGTTATCTAGACCTTTCTCTTACTAGAATTTCAAGCTTACCCGACACCATTTGTATGATGTCTAATTTGCAAACACTCCTATTGTGTTACTGTCCTAATTTGACTGAGCTCCCTTCAAATTTTTCCAAACTCATCAATTTACGTCATCTCGGACTCCCATATTCTTTAAAGAAGATGCCAAAGCATATAGGAAGTCTAAGCAATCTCCAAACCTTGTCTTATTTTTTAGTGGTAGAGAAGAATGGATCTGATCTTAATGAGTTGGAAAAACTAAACCATCTTCATGGAATAATTCATATTCAAGGATTGGGTAATGTCATTGATTCTCTAGATGTTGGGACAAATTTTTTGAAAGATAAGTATCTAGAAGAAATAGAGATGACATTTGGTGGCAGAAGAGAAAACGTGGATGGATCAATCGCTGAAAGCAATGTGTCtattttggaagctcttcaaccAAATAGAAACTTGAAGAGGCTCATCATCCGATTATACAAGGGTAATAGCTTTCCGAAATGGCTAACGGGTTGTCATTTACCCAACTTAGTATCTCTTACACTTGGGAGAATGAAGAATTGGGAGGAATGGTTATGTATTGAAGGTTTTCCTTTACTTAAAGAGCTTTATAtaaatgattgtcccaaattgaAAAGGGCACCACTGCCTCAACACCTTCCTTCTTTACAGAAGTTGGAGATTGTTAATTGCGAGATGCTGGATGTATCAATTCCCAATGGTGATAATATCATAGAGTTATATATAAAGAAATGTGGTCGAATTTTGATATTTCTCCATC CTTCGAGACTGGAGTGGGGTTTTCTCCACCTCAAATCTCTCAAGCATCTATGTATTGCTAACTGCCCTAGTCTTGAGGGCTTTCCCGAGGAGAGTCTACCCAACTCCCTTATATCATTGAGAATTAATGATTGTCCATTACTTGAAGAGAAGTACAAAAAGGAGGGAGGAGAGCGTTGGCATACAATTAGTCACATCCCTTCTGTGATGATTGATG ATTTTCATTCAGAGATAGCATTAGATCTACAGAAATGTTATCAAATTTTGATGAATGAGTCGTCATCCAAGTTGAGGTACCTTCAAATACAAGATTGTCCTAAATTGATTGCTTCGAAAGAGGAGTTGGGTTTGTATCAACTCAATTCTCGAAAAGATTTTTCAGTTAGTGACGACTCTATGGAGTCATTCCCCGAAGAGAATATTCTGCCACCAACTCTAAAGTCTCTTAAATTGTACTATAGTTCGAAGCTAAGATCAATGAACTACCAAGGTCTTCTCCACCTGAAATCTCTCATTCAAATATCTATTGCTAACTGTCCTAGTCTTGAGCGCTTGCCGGAGGAGAGTCTGCCGTACTCCCTTAATACTTTGATCAATCACAGTTGTCCGTTACTTAAGGAGGATGGAGGTGAGTGTTGGCATACAATTAGTCACATCCCTACTGTGAAGATTGACGGAATTGAGCGGTAG